The Planctomycetota bacterium genome window below encodes:
- a CDS encoding sigma 54-interacting transcriptional regulator encodes MKTRKPLSGYLEQIKIVLDNKNWAKVKYYGEIAAKRISSLKCSPIEKYYLYYYLGTAYSQLSEYSESLEACYKAQSIALKHTLPAAYLSIVHYGLGLNLSAIGGINQALYHFQKVEEYYQKYGDAAIVMDKNSYIKTLIELAFCYLAENKLGGVQEIIEKKLPRDETFLSTGFIGLHYHHLVGEYQIAIKKYDDAAQSFKECIRISEQDSFPEKALEAKIHLAMIEILKSQLDSAVAVLEGIAKDARRLKLNDLVCESLLLLSKCYFLNNMPQKAEKMEKRIKPIVSNLDITWFYEKTREFERFFRQLSALTKTSYSVPSVLVQTLGYRCELSFTKEIVIGKSPLMRDVWQLLEKVAPTDLPVLIQGETGTGKEVIANAIHQNSHRKDKQWLAINAGVPTETLLENHLFGHTKGAFTDAKEDKKGYIELTSNGTLFIDEIANMSPVMQQKLLRVSEEKLLWRVGAQKPIPVDTRFVFASNQDVEQMVKNKLFREDLFYRINTIVINLPPLRDRKEDIPLLTQHFLRKCSIPRKEIPEVSPSTLALLVAYPWPGNVRELENEIKRICILYPDAKTITETMLSEPIQNYKQTIHSSHSLTFKELKKIAEKNIIIDILTKCNGNISQAARLLKYGRANLHNKIKQLNISYSSDFVSKR; translated from the coding sequence ATGAAAACCCGTAAGCCGTTATCGGGTTATCTGGAACAAATTAAGATTGTTTTGGATAACAAAAATTGGGCTAAAGTTAAATATTACGGTGAAATTGCAGCAAAAAGAATTTCTTCCCTGAAATGTTCTCCAATTGAAAAGTATTACCTATATTATTATTTGGGAACAGCGTATAGCCAGCTCTCTGAATATTCTGAATCTTTAGAAGCTTGTTATAAAGCGCAGTCAATTGCATTAAAGCATACACTTCCGGCAGCTTATCTTTCTATTGTTCATTATGGTTTGGGGTTAAACCTCTCTGCTATTGGGGGTATTAATCAAGCTTTGTATCATTTCCAGAAGGTCGAAGAATATTATCAAAAATACGGTGATGCTGCTATCGTGATGGATAAAAATAGTTACATTAAAACCCTCATTGAATTAGCTTTTTGCTATCTTGCTGAAAACAAACTGGGTGGTGTGCAGGAAATAATTGAGAAGAAGTTGCCTCGGGACGAGACATTTCTATCAACAGGTTTTATCGGGTTACATTATCACCATCTTGTCGGCGAATATCAAATAGCAATAAAAAAGTATGATGATGCCGCGCAGTCTTTTAAGGAGTGCATCAGGATTAGCGAACAAGATTCATTCCCGGAAAAAGCGCTTGAGGCAAAAATACACTTGGCTATGATTGAAATATTGAAATCGCAATTGGATTCCGCTGTTGCGGTTTTAGAAGGCATTGCCAAAGATGCCCGCCGATTAAAACTAAACGATCTTGTATGCGAATCTCTTTTGCTTTTAAGTAAATGTTATTTTTTAAATAATATGCCACAAAAAGCAGAGAAAATGGAAAAACGCATTAAGCCAATAGTATCTAATTTAGATATAACCTGGTTTTATGAAAAGACCCGTGAATTTGAACGGTTCTTTCGTCAATTATCCGCACTAACGAAAACATCTTATTCCGTCCCGTCTGTTCTTGTTCAGACGCTTGGTTACCGTTGTGAATTATCTTTTACTAAAGAAATTGTAATCGGGAAGTCACCTTTGATGCGTGATGTGTGGCAGTTGCTGGAAAAAGTTGCGCCGACTGATTTGCCGGTTTTAATTCAGGGTGAAACCGGCACAGGGAAAGAAGTGATTGCTAATGCGATTCATCAGAATAGCCACCGTAAAGATAAACAATGGTTAGCGATTAATGCAGGTGTACCGACCGAAACACTCTTGGAAAACCATCTTTTTGGGCATACTAAAGGCGCTTTTACAGATGCCAAGGAAGATAAAAAAGGTTATATTGAACTTACTTCAAACGGAACACTCTTTATTGATGAAATTGCTAATATGTCTCCGGTAATGCAACAAAAACTCCTGCGCGTTTCAGAGGAAAAACTTCTCTGGCGAGTTGGGGCCCAGAAACCAATTCCGGTTGACACTCGCTTTGTTTTTGCATCTAATCAGGATGTTGAACAAATGGTAAAGAATAAACTTTTCCGAGAAGATTTGTTTTACCGTATTAACACTATCGTTATTAATCTCCCTCCTCTTCGCGACCGAAAAGAAGACATTCCTCTTTTAACCCAGCATTTTTTACGAAAATGCTCTATTCCCCGTAAGGAAATTCCCGAAGTATCGCCCAGCACTTTAGCGCTTCTGGTCGCCTATCCTTGGCCCGGCAATGTCCGTGAATTGGAAAACGAGATAAAACGCATATGTATCTTATACCCGGATGCCAAAACTATTACAGAAACAATGCTTTCAGAACCTATCCAAAACTATAAACAAACTATCCATTCATCTCACTCTTTAACCTTTAAAGAATTAAAAAAAATAGCTGAAAAAAATATTATTATAGACATCCTAACAAAATGTAATGGCAATATTAGCCAAGCTGCCCGTCTTCTTAAATATGGTCGCGCCAATCTTCACAATAAGATAAAACAGCTAAACATATCTTATTCTTCCGATTTTGTTTCGAAGCGGTAA
- a CDS encoding diguanylate cyclase, with protein sequence MTYPKTDDLAKLIFQDELTELYNRRYMYQYLKDQVDWKAVGKNSTFTSLLMIDVDFFKEINDNYGHLEGDNALKFLAGAIKKSVRKDDIAIRYAGDEFTVIMPATDKNSGCDIAEAIRKKVAGTVFRIKGGAKDLKLSISLGIACFPDDGRTPEELIDAADKALYISKKGGKNKVSIAGTKEEKAVVSEKELLKNFPPPVFINREKTISEIKDVFSSVKEGTNSFVLIAGEAGIGKSRFLKEITVLTGNEASAFYFTCLESEKRIPYKPLTYVLSKLINRYTEITNKFWSAASYLQQLELKRLIPVLPEVSALPESKETTDEARRKTLFEGLSVFLTEFSEKHSVVVGLDEMQNVDEGTLEIINYLNSSDRGRVMICGAIRSSILDVLEKKHPEIDSFLTDLSGTEWFKYVLIEALDQPNTSAYISALLANRSSDTAFDHKVFEVTKGNPLFIEEMVKNLILKKHIVPKANTWVVNIIPENAWHYTLESVIQDNFMLLDKTTMEMLSQASVGGLQIDLKLLKNLAGKNEGEILDLIDKAKSARLVGETKSFQSDLFNFLSQRIQEVTYENIDDSTKRNLHQQIGEATEKLHKDDIDAVASTLSYHYKQSGNKDRAELYAGKTDQMASQSFRHDEAKGYYEHGKMIIRSKIKEATDPLGEDLMKLMKDILRGVCATAKNMRLYPEGSQLIVQSSVGLIKTFETVLARADKITLSEIKNQLNVNTIPLDPKTYGTGVTDFLNLMREHYIKSCTIRHGVNAKEMELFLRDLDNSPNKNYAEPGYWNTFLDAKAITNIGIAQRAFVVTSPVGKSKSDKSTQKSGMEINAENTPVIRDYLRHLIAAIDNVRLYPEGSQLTTQAVQLLQDVLGKLFVSADAVDLSEVENNLLFNGTLLNSRTFGVPTQLLAKLIRENNIRSIGINRSYTAMELEKVLRLINNPPLGEQTKTEDWHMALTSQGVFGIVIGQSVYSVAEHKKSAWREKLTGKGEGVGEGSGEEKEAKEVPLDDQIIQLLKNAPEQLISAEFLEVANKLAQSQTLKQLIDLVDRFIENFKSNKPEVRARALSFFANSFERMSDPVKEYISSHATPFLVECIKSEQSPAGHAPLLQAFYQTVDFYLSVKNYEDAGSLVSALKRESGNIKNLDDKMKEERRKKIAEIIKAENFAGVINDLESPDPNIKTSALVFLSAFEELVTPLLMERLKASENIPEREILATLMRQSGESAVADFVTVMASATEPEDIKKLLSVINIISPPGIVEIIIPFVKHKDDAIRKEALGVIKKMPKEVSLPILAGLLKEAETLAMLSAGIIEELGYQEASDNLVEIFERVGDNNKIELLHVIGRLGSSTTVPFLTNILFKKKSFLGMGSGYSDTIRGAAAWALGHIKSLDAKAALEKALKDKSPEVSSAAKLGMRK encoded by the coding sequence ATGACATACCCTAAAACAGATGATTTGGCGAAGCTTATTTTTCAGGATGAGCTTACCGAATTATATAACCGGCGGTATATGTACCAGTACCTCAAAGACCAGGTTGACTGGAAAGCCGTCGGTAAAAACAGCACTTTCACCTCCTTGCTCATGATAGATGTCGATTTCTTTAAGGAGATTAATGATAATTACGGCCATTTGGAAGGCGACAATGCTCTGAAGTTCCTTGCCGGTGCAATTAAAAAATCCGTTCGCAAAGATGATATTGCCATCAGGTATGCAGGCGATGAATTTACGGTAATCATGCCGGCGACAGATAAGAATTCCGGATGCGATATCGCCGAAGCGATAAGAAAAAAAGTCGCAGGAACGGTTTTCCGGATCAAGGGCGGCGCTAAAGATTTAAAACTCAGCATCAGTTTGGGAATTGCCTGTTTTCCTGATGATGGACGCACCCCAGAGGAGCTTATCGATGCCGCGGACAAGGCTTTATATATTTCTAAAAAAGGCGGTAAAAATAAGGTTTCGATTGCCGGAACTAAAGAGGAAAAAGCTGTCGTTTCAGAGAAAGAACTGCTTAAAAACTTCCCCCCGCCTGTTTTTATCAACAGGGAAAAAACAATCTCGGAGATAAAAGACGTATTTTCGTCCGTCAAGGAAGGAACTAATTCTTTCGTCCTTATCGCCGGCGAAGCCGGTATAGGAAAATCTCGTTTCTTGAAAGAGATTACCGTTTTGACCGGGAACGAAGCTTCTGCCTTTTATTTTACCTGCCTTGAATCTGAAAAACGGATTCCTTACAAACCCTTAACTTATGTGCTGTCAAAACTGATTAACCGCTATACGGAAATAACCAATAAATTTTGGTCTGCCGCTTCGTATTTGCAGCAGTTGGAATTAAAAAGGCTTATTCCTGTGCTGCCTGAGGTGTCTGCTTTGCCTGAAAGCAAGGAAACTACCGATGAAGCCAGACGTAAAACGCTTTTCGAAGGTCTGTCTGTGTTTTTGACGGAGTTTTCGGAAAAACATTCTGTGGTGGTTGGGCTTGATGAAATGCAGAATGTCGATGAAGGAACTCTTGAAATAATAAATTACCTTAACAGTTCCGACCGCGGACGGGTAATGATTTGCGGAGCCATCCGTTCTTCAATCCTTGATGTCTTGGAAAAAAAGCATCCGGAAATAGATAGTTTCCTTACCGATCTTTCCGGAACGGAGTGGTTCAAGTATGTGTTGATCGAAGCATTGGACCAGCCGAATACTTCAGCGTATATATCCGCTTTGCTTGCCAATCGATCATCTGATACAGCTTTTGACCATAAGGTTTTTGAAGTAACCAAAGGTAATCCTCTCTTTATCGAAGAAATGGTCAAAAACCTGATTCTCAAAAAGCATATCGTTCCCAAGGCTAATACGTGGGTGGTTAATATAATCCCGGAAAACGCCTGGCATTACACGCTGGAAAGCGTTATCCAGGATAATTTCATGTTGCTGGATAAAACCACCATGGAAATGCTGAGCCAGGCGTCGGTCGGCGGATTACAAATCGACCTGAAACTCCTCAAAAACCTGGCCGGGAAGAACGAAGGTGAAATCCTGGATTTGATTGACAAAGCGAAAAGCGCCCGTTTAGTCGGGGAAACAAAATCCTTCCAGTCTGATTTGTTCAATTTCTTAAGCCAGCGCATTCAGGAAGTGACTTACGAGAATATAGATGATTCTACCAAACGTAATTTACACCAGCAAATCGGCGAGGCAACTGAAAAGCTCCATAAGGATGATATAGATGCGGTTGCTTCCACGCTTTCTTATCACTATAAGCAATCCGGTAATAAAGACCGGGCAGAGTTGTATGCTGGCAAGACCGATCAGATGGCTTCGCAATCGTTCCGACATGATGAAGCTAAGGGATATTACGAACATGGTAAGATGATAATACGTTCCAAGATTAAGGAAGCTACGGATCCATTAGGAGAAGATTTAATGAAGCTGATGAAGGATATCTTGAGAGGCGTATGCGCTACTGCTAAGAATATGCGTTTGTACCCGGAAGGAAGCCAGTTAATTGTCCAGTCATCTGTAGGCTTAATCAAGACATTCGAAACAGTTTTGGCGCGAGCGGATAAAATAACTTTAAGTGAAATAAAAAACCAGTTAAATGTCAATACCATACCCCTTGACCCAAAAACATACGGGACAGGGGTAACCGATTTCCTTAATCTGATGAGGGAGCATTATATAAAAAGCTGCACCATCCGCCACGGCGTAAACGCCAAGGAAATGGAACTTTTCCTGCGCGATTTAGATAATTCCCCTAATAAAAACTATGCCGAGCCTGGTTACTGGAATACTTTCCTGGACGCTAAAGCCATCACCAATATCGGCATAGCCCAGCGTGCGTTCGTCGTGACATCACCGGTTGGAAAAAGCAAATCAGATAAATCCACCCAGAAAAGCGGTATGGAAATCAATGCAGAGAACACTCCTGTTATACGTGACTATTTGCGCCATCTTATTGCGGCCATAGATAATGTCCGCCTTTATCCCGAGGGAAGCCAGTTGACTACCCAGGCGGTCCAATTGCTTCAGGATGTTTTAGGTAAACTCTTCGTGTCTGCTGACGCGGTTGATTTGAGCGAGGTGGAAAATAACCTGCTGTTTAACGGAACTTTGCTTAATTCACGCACCTTCGGCGTTCCGACCCAGCTGCTCGCCAAGTTAATTCGTGAAAACAACATTAGAAGTATCGGCATAAACCGTTCTTATACCGCCATGGAGCTTGAAAAAGTCCTGCGTTTGATTAATAACCCTCCTTTGGGTGAACAGACTAAAACCGAGGATTGGCATATGGCACTGACAAGCCAGGGTGTTTTCGGCATTGTTATAGGCCAATCGGTATATAGTGTTGCCGAGCATAAGAAGAGCGCCTGGCGTGAAAAACTTACCGGTAAAGGGGAAGGCGTAGGGGAGGGTTCAGGTGAAGAAAAAGAAGCCAAAGAGGTTCCGTTAGATGACCAGATTATCCAACTGCTTAAAAATGCGCCTGAACAGCTTATCAGCGCGGAATTTCTTGAAGTCGCCAATAAATTAGCCCAATCCCAAACCTTGAAACAACTGATTGATTTGGTTGACCGGTTCATAGAGAATTTTAAAAGCAATAAACCTGAAGTCCGCGCGCGGGCGTTGTCGTTCTTTGCCAATTCGTTTGAAAGGATGTCCGACCCGGTGAAAGAATATATCTCCAGCCATGCTACCCCGTTTTTGGTCGAGTGCATTAAGTCAGAGCAATCCCCGGCCGGCCACGCACCCTTATTGCAGGCGTTTTATCAAACGGTTGATTTTTATTTGTCTGTCAAAAACTATGAAGATGCCGGCTCATTGGTTTCCGCCCTGAAAAGGGAATCAGGAAATATTAAGAACCTCGACGATAAAATGAAAGAAGAACGGCGCAAGAAAATAGCGGAAATTATAAAGGCGGAAAACTTTGCGGGTGTAATAAATGACCTGGAAAGCCCTGATCCGAACATTAAAACCTCTGCGCTCGTTTTTCTTTCCGCATTTGAAGAATTGGTAACCCCGCTCCTGATGGAACGGCTTAAAGCAAGCGAAAACATTCCTGAGCGTGAAATCCTGGCAACCTTAATGAGGCAATCAGGTGAAAGCGCCGTTGCGGATTTTGTTACCGTAATGGCATCGGCAACCGAGCCGGAAGATATCAAAAAATTATTAAGCGTTATAAATATAATATCTCCGCCGGGTATCGTCGAAATAATTATTCCTTTCGTTAAACATAAGGATGATGCAATCAGGAAGGAAGCCTTGGGTGTTATAAAAAAAATGCCTAAAGAAGTTTCGCTGCCCATATTAGCCGGGCTTTTAAAAGAAGCAGAAACCTTGGCCATGCTTTCAGCTGGTATAATTGAGGAGCTTGGTTATCAGGAAGCCTCAGATAATCTTGTTGAGATATTTGAACGGGTCGGCGATAATAATAAGATCGAATTATTGCACGTCATTGGCCGCTTGGGTTCATCCACGACAGTTCCTTTCCTGACCAATATTCTTTTTAAGAAAAAGAGTTTCTTGGGTATGGGTAGTGGTTATAGTGATACCATACGCGGCGCGGCTGCCTGGGCGTTGGGACATATCAAAAGTCTCGATGCGAAAGCTGCTCTGGAAAAAGCCCTGAAAGATAAAAGCCCGGAAGTCAGTTCCGCCGCAAAATTAGGGATGCGAAAATGA
- a CDS encoding WD40 repeat domain-containing protein, with the protein MSKRKLLNKVMILILGVGLCCICNLNTYAVGTAYWEIKDKPAARQGEMENLVITADGTVVLGETVVKMEVPVSPTGTYEPSIWTGVKGKKDIYYFGSGSGKTYKMDGEKLDIVYDTKELLVTSLAFSDSGELFVATIPNGKIFKIGKDEKGELFSTLPSTYVWSLLFGPNGKLYAATGQEGIIYEIDSKGTPTIFYDTKKKANILSMVFDGKDAFYFGTSNPGILYRISLKGKPEVISDFGPNEIKHLYFSNQTLYIAVNSGIQVPPQEFLEAMANAANQPQKIKEKTPQQPPQTPQPAPQEESTKPQEKDTDEDSEPAEKEGDNDIQPCAPPASSEPKAPVQSYIYKLNGGGVLKEIITFDNCYLTEIKANDRNEIFAGTDNTGKVFKINEQGEYSIPFDFETKQVLTLLLDKDGNLNLIGTGGQGRIYQVSHKGAKDGSYTSEAFDAKFVSKWGNFTWKGTGKLAFQSRSGNTNKPDETWSDWSKEKVISPEEPFMPENKEGRYFQFKLTWETDNKAELKQTCLAYLINNQKPKLSALAFAADQAQPQPPQPPQPGQPQMPIVRNTMKTVTWQALDTEGEHLGYKVFYKKEGLKYWIPMHTETLIFTNAFMWDTGSLADGEYRVKVIVTDEKSNSPEAALSDEKISNTFRIDNTAPQVTVKIAKETCSGKIMDQLSPIRKIQYALDGKEWNQLMPKDGLLDTKEEGFEFSLAKLDKGMHSVTIMGFDDAGNFGTATEEFEIK; encoded by the coding sequence ATGAGCAAGAGAAAACTTTTAAACAAGGTTATGATACTGATACTCGGCGTGGGGCTCTGTTGTATATGTAATCTGAATACCTACGCAGTCGGAACGGCATACTGGGAAATAAAAGATAAACCCGCCGCACGCCAAGGTGAAATGGAAAACCTGGTAATAACAGCCGACGGGACGGTGGTTCTCGGGGAAACCGTCGTTAAAATGGAAGTTCCTGTTTCGCCAACAGGTACGTATGAACCAAGCATCTGGACAGGGGTGAAAGGCAAAAAAGACATTTACTATTTCGGAAGCGGTTCAGGAAAAACCTACAAGATGGACGGAGAAAAACTTGACATTGTTTATGATACCAAAGAACTGCTGGTTACTTCGCTGGCGTTTTCCGACTCAGGAGAACTGTTCGTGGCAACTATCCCCAACGGCAAGATATTCAAAATCGGCAAGGATGAAAAAGGCGAGCTTTTCAGCACGCTTCCTTCAACATATGTATGGTCATTATTATTCGGACCCAATGGCAAGCTCTATGCGGCAACCGGACAGGAAGGCATCATATACGAAATCGACTCCAAAGGAACGCCAACAATATTTTACGATACCAAGAAAAAAGCCAATATACTGTCAATGGTCTTTGATGGAAAAGACGCGTTCTATTTCGGGACAAGCAACCCTGGAATACTTTATAGGATATCTCTTAAAGGTAAACCAGAGGTAATCAGCGATTTCGGACCGAACGAAATAAAACACCTGTATTTCAGCAATCAAACCCTTTATATCGCAGTCAACAGCGGAATCCAGGTGCCTCCCCAGGAATTTCTGGAAGCAATGGCTAATGCGGCTAATCAACCCCAAAAGATAAAGGAAAAAACTCCCCAGCAACCGCCCCAAACACCGCAACCAGCCCCGCAAGAAGAATCAACTAAACCGCAGGAAAAAGATACGGACGAAGATTCCGAACCGGCTGAAAAAGAAGGGGATAATGATATCCAGCCATGCGCGCCACCGGCTTCTTCCGAGCCAAAAGCACCGGTACAAAGCTACATTTATAAACTAAACGGGGGAGGAGTGCTGAAGGAAATTATCACATTCGATAATTGCTATTTAACTGAAATAAAAGCAAATGACCGCAACGAGATATTTGCGGGAACAGATAATACCGGTAAGGTCTTCAAGATAAACGAGCAAGGTGAATACTCCATACCTTTTGACTTTGAAACAAAGCAGGTTTTGACATTACTATTAGATAAAGACGGCAACCTTAACTTAATCGGGACAGGAGGTCAAGGAAGAATCTACCAAGTGAGCCATAAGGGCGCCAAAGATGGAAGTTATACATCAGAAGCATTTGACGCCAAGTTCGTTTCTAAATGGGGCAACTTTACCTGGAAAGGAACCGGTAAACTTGCTTTCCAATCCCGTAGCGGCAACACCAATAAACCGGACGAAACCTGGTCGGACTGGTCTAAGGAAAAGGTTATTTCACCCGAAGAACCGTTTATGCCGGAAAATAAAGAAGGGCGTTATTTCCAGTTTAAACTGACCTGGGAAACGGATAATAAGGCGGAACTAAAACAAACATGCCTGGCATATTTAATCAATAACCAGAAACCAAAGCTGTCGGCTTTGGCATTTGCCGCCGATCAGGCGCAACCGCAACCGCCTCAACCGCCCCAACCGGGACAGCCCCAGATGCCTATCGTTCGTAATACCATGAAAACAGTGACCTGGCAGGCATTGGATACGGAAGGCGAACATCTGGGCTATAAGGTTTTTTACAAGAAAGAGGGCTTAAAATACTGGATTCCTATGCATACCGAAACGCTTATTTTTACCAATGCGTTTATGTGGGATACCGGCAGCCTCGCAGACGGAGAATACCGCGTAAAGGTTATCGTTACCGATGAAAAATCAAACTCGCCGGAAGCCGCGCTTAGTGATGAGAAAATATCCAATACGTTCAGAATTGATAATACCGCTCCACAAGTTACGGTTAAGATTGCCAAAGAAACCTGTTCAGGCAAGATAATGGACCAGCTTTCGCCTATCAGGAAAATCCAGTATGCGCTTGACGGCAAAGAGTGGAATCAGCTTATGCCTAAAGACGGATTGCTTGACACTAAAGAAGAGGGATTCGAGTTTTCGCTCGCTAAGCTGGATAAGGGAATGCATTCCGTAACCATCATGGGATTTGACGATGCGGGAAACTTCGGAACCGCTACGGAAGAATTCGAGATTAAATAA